The following proteins are encoded in a genomic region of Catharus ustulatus isolate bCatUst1 chromosome 4, bCatUst1.pri.v2, whole genome shotgun sequence:
- the RBM17 gene encoding splicing factor 45 isoform X2 — MSLYDDLGVETSDSKTEGWSKNFKLLQSQLQVKKAALTQAKSQRTKQTTVLAPVIDLKRGSSSDERQIVDTPPHVAAGLKDPVPSGFSAGDVLIPLADEYDPMFPNDYEKVVKRQREERQRQRELERQKEIEEREKRKDRHEASGFSRRPDPDSDEDEDYERERRKRSMGGAAIAPPTSLVEKDKEPVASFPYEEESRPRAPSSKAAIPPPVYDEPERPRSPTGPSNSFLANMGGTVAHKIMQKYGFREGQGLGKHEQGLSTALSVEKTSKRGGKIIVGESTEKETGKKADSNPLTEILKCPTKVVLLRNMVGAGEVDEDLEVETKEECEKYGKVGKCVIFEIPGAPDDEAVRIFLEFERVESAIKAVVDLNGRYFGGRVVKACFYNLDKFRVLDLAEQV, encoded by the exons ATGTCACTTTACGATGACTTGGGGGTTGAGACCAGCGACTCCAAAACTGAAGGCTGGTCCAAGAATTTCAAACTGCTGCAGTCTCAGTTGCAGGTGAAGAAAGCAGCTCTCACACAAGCAAAG AGtcagagaacaaaacaaaccacagtcCTTGCTCCAGTGATTGACCTGAAACGAGGCAGCTCTTCTGATGAGAGACAGATTGTGGACACACCCCCTCATGTAGCAGCTGGGCTGAAG gatccTGTCCCTAGTGGTTTTTCTGCAGGAGATGTGCTGATTCCCCTGGCAGATGAGTATGATCCCATGTTCCCAAATGACTACGAGAAGGTGGTGAAACGTCAGAGAGAGGAACGGCAGCGACAGCGGGAGCTGGAGAGGCAAAAGGAGattgaagagagagaaaa GCGTAAAGACAGACATGAGGCCAGCGGGTTTTCCAGACGACCGGATCCAGATtctgatgaagatgaagattaTGAAAGGGAGAGACGGAAAAGAA GTATGGGAGGAGCTGCCATTGCACCACCCACTTCTCTGGTGGAGAAGGACAAAGAAC CTGTAGCATCATTCCCATATGAGGAGGAGTCAAGACCTCGGGCACCTTCTTCCAAAGCAGCAATTCCTCCTCCAGTGTATGATGAGCCAGAGAGACCTCGTTCCCCCACAGGACCCAGCAACTCCTTCCTTGCCAACATGGG GGGAACAGTAGCTCACAAAATCATGCAGAAGTATGGTTTCAGAgagggccaggggctgggcaaACATGAAcaggggctcagcacagccctgtcagTAGAGAAAACAAGCAAGAGGGGTGGCAAGATCATTGTTGGTGAATCTACAGAGAAAG AAACGGGCAAGAAGGCAGATTCCAACCCCTTGACTGAGATACTGAAATGCCCAACTAAAGTGGTCTTACTGAGG AACATGGTTGGTGCTGGGGAGGTGGATGAAGACCTTGAAGTTGAAACTAAGGAGGAATGTGAGAAATATGGCAAGGTTGGAAAATGTGTCATCTTTGAG atcCCTGGTGCCCCTGATGATGAAGCTGTAAGAATATTTTTAGAGTTTGAACGGGTTGAATCTGCCATCAAAG CTGTTGTGGATCTAAATGGAAGATATTTTGGAGGCAGAGTGGTGAAGGCTTGTTTCTACAACCTGGACAAGTTCAGAGTGCTGGATCTGGCAGAGCaagtttga
- the RBM17 gene encoding splicing factor 45 isoform X1, producing the protein MSLYDDLGVETSDSKTEGWSKNFKLLQSQLQVKKAALTQAKSQRTKQTTVLAPVIDLKRGSSSDERQIVDTPPHVAAGLKDPVPSGFSAGDVLIPLADEYDPMFPNDYEKVVKRQREERQRQRELERQKEIEEREKRRKDRHEASGFSRRPDPDSDEDEDYERERRKRSMGGAAIAPPTSLVEKDKEPVASFPYEEESRPRAPSSKAAIPPPVYDEPERPRSPTGPSNSFLANMGGTVAHKIMQKYGFREGQGLGKHEQGLSTALSVEKTSKRGGKIIVGESTEKETGKKADSNPLTEILKCPTKVVLLRNMVGAGEVDEDLEVETKEECEKYGKVGKCVIFEIPGAPDDEAVRIFLEFERVESAIKAVVDLNGRYFGGRVVKACFYNLDKFRVLDLAEQV; encoded by the exons ATGTCACTTTACGATGACTTGGGGGTTGAGACCAGCGACTCCAAAACTGAAGGCTGGTCCAAGAATTTCAAACTGCTGCAGTCTCAGTTGCAGGTGAAGAAAGCAGCTCTCACACAAGCAAAG AGtcagagaacaaaacaaaccacagtcCTTGCTCCAGTGATTGACCTGAAACGAGGCAGCTCTTCTGATGAGAGACAGATTGTGGACACACCCCCTCATGTAGCAGCTGGGCTGAAG gatccTGTCCCTAGTGGTTTTTCTGCAGGAGATGTGCTGATTCCCCTGGCAGATGAGTATGATCCCATGTTCCCAAATGACTACGAGAAGGTGGTGAAACGTCAGAGAGAGGAACGGCAGCGACAGCGGGAGCTGGAGAGGCAAAAGGAGattgaagagagagaaaa AAGGCGTAAAGACAGACATGAGGCCAGCGGGTTTTCCAGACGACCGGATCCAGATtctgatgaagatgaagattaTGAAAGGGAGAGACGGAAAAGAA GTATGGGAGGAGCTGCCATTGCACCACCCACTTCTCTGGTGGAGAAGGACAAAGAAC CTGTAGCATCATTCCCATATGAGGAGGAGTCAAGACCTCGGGCACCTTCTTCCAAAGCAGCAATTCCTCCTCCAGTGTATGATGAGCCAGAGAGACCTCGTTCCCCCACAGGACCCAGCAACTCCTTCCTTGCCAACATGGG GGGAACAGTAGCTCACAAAATCATGCAGAAGTATGGTTTCAGAgagggccaggggctgggcaaACATGAAcaggggctcagcacagccctgtcagTAGAGAAAACAAGCAAGAGGGGTGGCAAGATCATTGTTGGTGAATCTACAGAGAAAG AAACGGGCAAGAAGGCAGATTCCAACCCCTTGACTGAGATACTGAAATGCCCAACTAAAGTGGTCTTACTGAGG AACATGGTTGGTGCTGGGGAGGTGGATGAAGACCTTGAAGTTGAAACTAAGGAGGAATGTGAGAAATATGGCAAGGTTGGAAAATGTGTCATCTTTGAG atcCCTGGTGCCCCTGATGATGAAGCTGTAAGAATATTTTTAGAGTTTGAACGGGTTGAATCTGCCATCAAAG CTGTTGTGGATCTAAATGGAAGATATTTTGGAGGCAGAGTGGTGAAGGCTTGTTTCTACAACCTGGACAAGTTCAGAGTGCTGGATCTGGCAGAGCaagtttga